The Corvus cornix cornix isolate S_Up_H32 chromosome 12, ASM73873v5, whole genome shotgun sequence genome includes a window with the following:
- the GRM2 gene encoding metabotropic glutamate receptor 2: MAVPLAAWLGLMHLATCLAAGHGMAGKKEISMDGDLVIGGLFPVHEKGVGSEDCGKINEHRGIQRLEAMLFALDEINKDGSILPGVKLGAHILDTCSKDTYALEQSLDFVRASLTRVDGSEHICPDGSYAVHDDVPTAITGVIGGSYSDVSIQVANLLRLFQIPQISYASTSAKLSDKSRYDYFARTVPPDFYQAKAMAEILRFFNWTYVSTVASEGDYGETGIEAFEQEARMRNICIATSEKVGRSMNKKTYDGVVRALLQKPNARVVVLFTRSEDARELLAAAQRANVSFMWVASDGWGALESVVAGSEAVAEGAITIELAAYPIKEFASYFRNLHPYNNSRNPWFREFWEQKFRCSFHTQDCSRYSLKTGKFEPESKITFVVNAVYAMAHSLHNMHRTLCPNSTKLCDAMKPVNGKRFYKDFILNVNFDAPFRPADTESVVRFDRYGDGIGRYNIFNYHYVDGRYRYQKVGYWAEGLILDTSLIPWAETSIPVSQCSDPCKKNEIKSMQPGDICCWICIPCQPYEYLLDEFTCMDCGLGYWPNETLNGCYELPQEYIRWKDVWAIGPVTISCLGFISTLFVIGVFVKNNDTPIVKASGRELCYILLTGVLMCYSMTFIFIAKPSTGVCTLRRLGLGTSFAVCYSALLTKTNRIARIFSGVKEGVQRPRFISPTSQVVICMALISCQLIIVIIWLLVETPGTGKETEPDKRYIVTLKCNNRDSNMLISLTYNVLLIVLCTVYAFKTRKCPENFNEAKFIGFTMYTTCIIWLAFLPIFYVTSSDYRVQTTTMCISVSLSGTVVLGCLFTPKLHIILFQPQKNVASHRVGTARFSVAAASSSQSHGSASPYVPTVCNGREVVDSTTSSL; encoded by the exons ATGGCGGTCCCCTTGGCCGCCTGGCTGGGGCTGATGCACCTGGCCACCTGTCTGGCTGCTGGGCACGGCATGGCTGGCAAGAAGGAGATCAGCATGGATGGGGACCTGGTGATTGGGGGCCTCTTCCCTGTCCACGAGAAAGGAGTGGGGAGTGAAGACTGCGGCAAGATCAACGAGCACCGGGGCATCCAGCGCCTGGAGGCCATGCTCTTCGCCCTGGACGAGATCAACAAGGACGGGAGCATCCTGCCGGGGGTGAAGCTGGGTGCTCACATCCTTGACACCTGTTCCAAGGACACCTACGCCCTAGAGCAGTCCCTTGACTTCGTCCGTGCCTCCCTTACCAGGGTGGACGGTTCCGAGCACATCTGCCCCGACGGCTCCTACGCTGTCCATGATGATGTTCCCACTGCCATCACCGGCGTCATCGGAGGCTCCTACAGTGACGTTTCCATCCAG GTGGCCAACCTGCTGCGGCTCTTCCAGATCCCACAGATCAGCTATGCCTCCACCAGTGCCAAGCTCAGTGACAAGTCCCGCTACGACTACTTCGCCCGCACTGTCCCGCCAGACTTCTACCAAGCCAAAGCCATGGCGGAGATCCTTCGCTTCTTCAACTGGACCTACGTCTCCACCGTGGCCTCGGAGGGCGACTACGGGGAGACGGGGATCGAGGCCTTTGAGCAAGAAGCCCGCATGCGCAACATCTGCATCGCCACCTCGGAGAAGGTGGGGCGCTCCATGAACAAGAAGACCTATGACGGAGTGGTtcgggctctgctgcagaagccCAATGCCAGAGTGGTCGTGCTGTTCACCCGAAGTGAAGACGCCCGGGAGCTGCTGGCGGCTGCCCAGAGAGCCAATGTGTCCTTCATGTGGGTGGCCAGTGATGGGTGGGGAGCCCTGGAGAGCGTGGTGGCTGGGAGCGAAGCAGTGGCAGAGGGAGCCATCACCATCGAGCTGGCAGCCTACCCCATTAAGGAGTTTGCTTCCTACTTCCGTAACCTGCACCCCTACAATAACAGCCGAAATCCCTGGTTTCGGGAGTTTTGGGAGCAGAAGTTTAGGTGCAGCTTCCACACGCAGGACTGTAGCCGGTACTCCCTCAAGACAGGCAAGTTTGAGCCAGAGTCCAAGATCACGTTCGTGGTCAATGCAGTCTATGCCATGGCTCACTCTCTTCACAACATGCACCGGACATTGTGCCCCAACTCCACCAAGCTCTGTGATGCCATGAAGCCTGTCAATGGCAAGAGGTTTTACAAGGACTTTATACTCAATGTTAATTTTGATG ctccattCAGGCCAGCGGACACCGAGAGCGTTGTTCGATTTGACCGCTACGGCGATGGGATCGGGCGCTACAACATCTTCAACTACCACTACGTGGACGGGCGGTATCGGTACCAGAAAGTGGGCTACTGGGCAGAGGGGCTCATCCTCGACACCAGCCTCATCCCCTGGGCTGAGACCTCCATTCCCGTGTCCCAGTGCAGCGACCCCTGCAAGAAGAATGAGATCAAGAGCATGCAGCCTGGGGACATTTGCTGCTGGATCTGCATCCCCTGCCAGCCCTACGAGTACCTGCTGGATGAGTTCACCTGCATGGACTGTGGTCTTGGTTACTGGCCCAACGAGACCCTGAATGGCTGCTACGAGCTGCCCCAAGAGTACATCCGCTGGAAAGATGTCTGGGCCATTGGTCCCGTCACCATCTCTTGCCTGGGTTTTATCTCCACTCTCTTCGTTATCGGAGTCTTCGTGAAGAACAATGACACTCCCATCGTGAAGGCCTCTGGACGAGAGCTGTGCTACATTCTCCTGACCGGGGTCCTCATGTGCTACAGCATGACCTTCATCTTCATCGCGAAGCCCTCCACCGGGGTGTGCACGCTCCGGCGCCTGGGGCTGGGCACGTCCTTCGCTGTCTGCTACTCAGCCCTCTTGACCAAGACGAATCGCATCGCCAGGATCTTCAGTGGAGTGAAGGAGGGGGTCCAGCGCCCCCGGTTCATAAGCCCAACATCACAGGTGGTCATCTGCATGGCCCTCATCTCTTGCCAGCTGATCATTGTCATCATCTGGCTGCTGGTGGAGACCCCTGGCACAGGCAAGGAGACTGAGCCTGACAAGAGGTACATTGTCACCCTCAAGTGCAACAACCGTGACTCCAACATGCTCATTTCTCTCACCTACAATGTCCTCTTGATTGTCCTCTGCACGGTCTACGCCTTCAAGACACGGAAATGTCCTGAAAACTTCAACGAGGCCAAGTTCATTGGGTTCACCATGTACACAACCTGCATCATCTGGCTGGCCTTCCTGCCCATCTTCTACGTGACCTCCAGCGACTACCGT